One window of Saccharopolyspora phatthalungensis genomic DNA carries:
- the dnaN gene encoding DNA polymerase III subunit beta has translation MKIRVERDGLADAVAWVARSLPSRPPVPVLGGVLLDASSGEALTISGFDYEVSAQVTTDASIDASGRTLVSGRLLADITKALPARPVEITVDGSRVTITCGSSRFSLPTMPVEDYPELPAMPEHAGSVPGDLFSEAVGQVAVAAGKDDTLPMLTGIRMEINADKLTMVATDRFRLAMREITWEPGTSITDTSVLVPAKTLADSAKTLGTGGSKVEISLASGDGLLGLSGTARRTTTRLLDAEFPKYRQLLPAESAVTANVDVAPLVEAIKRVSLVAERGTQVRLEFSDRVLRLTAGGDDEGSAEEELAVELVGEPLTIAFNPAYLLDGLGAMKTERAQLQFTTANRPALVKPVGEDGAVTEGYLYLLMPVRLPG, from the coding sequence ATGAAGATCCGCGTGGAACGTGACGGTCTCGCCGACGCCGTCGCCTGGGTCGCGCGCAGCCTGCCGTCGCGGCCACCGGTTCCGGTGCTGGGCGGGGTGCTGCTCGACGCGAGCTCCGGGGAGGCGCTGACCATCTCCGGGTTCGACTACGAGGTCTCGGCGCAGGTCACCACCGACGCCTCGATCGATGCCAGCGGACGCACGCTGGTTTCCGGGCGGCTGCTGGCCGACATCACCAAGGCGCTCCCGGCCCGTCCGGTGGAAATCACCGTCGACGGCTCCCGCGTCACCATCACCTGCGGCAGCTCCCGGTTCAGCCTGCCGACCATGCCGGTCGAGGACTACCCGGAACTGCCCGCGATGCCGGAACACGCCGGTTCGGTGCCCGGCGATCTGTTCAGCGAGGCCGTCGGCCAGGTCGCGGTGGCGGCCGGCAAGGACGACACGCTGCCGATGCTCACCGGCATCCGGATGGAGATCAACGCGGACAAGCTGACCATGGTCGCCACCGACCGGTTCCGCCTCGCGATGCGCGAGATCACCTGGGAACCGGGTACGTCGATCACCGACACCTCGGTGCTCGTCCCGGCCAAGACCCTCGCCGACTCGGCGAAGACGCTGGGCACCGGTGGCAGCAAGGTGGAGATCTCGCTGGCATCCGGCGACGGTTTGCTCGGGTTGTCCGGGACCGCGCGCCGCACCACCACCAGGCTGCTGGACGCGGAGTTCCCGAAGTACCGCCAGCTGCTGCCCGCCGAGAGTGCGGTGACCGCGAACGTCGACGTCGCACCGCTGGTAGAGGCGATCAAGCGCGTGTCGCTGGTCGCCGAGCGTGGCACCCAGGTTCGGCTGGAGTTCTCCGATCGGGTGCTGCGGCTGACCGCCGGCGGTGACGACGAGGGCAGCGCCGAAGAGGAGCTCGCGGTCGAGCTGGTCGGCGAGCCGCTGACCATCGCCTTCAATCCGGCCTACCTGCTCGACGGCCTTGGCGCGATGAAGACCGAACGGGCCCAGCTGCAGTTCACCACCGCCAACCGCCCCGCACTGGTCAAGCCGGTCGGGGAGGATGGAGCAGTAACGGAGGGCTACCTCTACCTCCTGATGCCTGTCCGCCTCCCGGGCTGA
- the gnd gene encoding phosphogluconate dehydrogenase (NAD(+)-dependent, decarboxylating) — MQLGLVGLGRMGFNMRERLRAAGHDVVGYDRNPDVSDVASIAELVRKLAGPRIVWIMVPHGDPTRQTVEELAGLLADGDLVIEGGNSKFTDDQANSALLAERGIKYVDVGVSGGVWGAQNGYGLMAGGDPEDIERAMPIFDALRPEGPREESFAHAGPVGAGHYAKMVHNGIEYGLMQAYAEGFELLSASDVVTNVPETIKAWSRGTVVRSWLLDLLVRALDEDPGLAELRGYVNDSGEGRWTVEESIKNAVPTPVITASLFARFASRQEDSPAMKAVAALRNQFGGHAVAATED, encoded by the coding sequence GTGCAACTTGGACTTGTCGGTCTCGGCCGAATGGGTTTCAACATGCGTGAACGGCTGCGTGCCGCCGGTCACGACGTCGTCGGTTACGACCGCAACCCGGACGTCAGCGACGTCGCTTCCATCGCGGAGCTGGTGCGGAAGCTGGCCGGCCCGCGAATCGTCTGGATCATGGTGCCGCACGGCGACCCGACCCGGCAGACCGTCGAGGAGCTCGCCGGACTGCTGGCGGACGGCGACCTGGTGATCGAGGGCGGCAACTCGAAGTTCACCGATGACCAGGCCAACTCCGCCCTGCTTGCCGAGCGCGGCATCAAGTACGTCGATGTCGGGGTTTCCGGCGGCGTGTGGGGTGCCCAGAACGGTTACGGCCTGATGGCCGGCGGCGACCCCGAGGACATCGAGCGCGCCATGCCGATCTTCGACGCGCTGCGTCCGGAGGGTCCGCGCGAAGAAAGCTTCGCGCACGCTGGTCCGGTCGGCGCCGGGCATTACGCGAAGATGGTTCACAACGGCATCGAGTACGGCCTGATGCAGGCCTACGCGGAGGGCTTCGAACTGCTGTCCGCCTCGGACGTGGTCACCAATGTGCCGGAGACGATCAAGGCGTGGAGCCGGGGCACCGTGGTCCGCTCCTGGCTGCTGGACCTGCTGGTCCGCGCGTTAGACGAGGACCCGGGATTAGCCGAGCTGCGCGGTTACGTCAACGACTCCGGCGAGGGGCGCTGGACCGTGGAGGAGTCGATCAAGAACGCCGTGCCCACCCCGGTCATCACCGCTTCGCTGTTCGCCCGGTTCGCCTCGCGTCAGGAGGACTCCCCGGCCATGAAGGCGGTCGCGGCGCTGCGCAACCAGTTCGGTGGCCACGCCGTAGCAGCGACCGAGGACTGA
- a CDS encoding DUF721 domain-containing protein yields MDNPTASAGRSTAGPVHPVGSDGAALSGPDLARAALQAAREQSAARRRDAKKKGVGVRPRRRRGWSGPGPDDRDPQPLGRLAARIAKERGWTEHLSGGQVFAKWAALVGGDVAEHTKPVALKDGELTVQAQSTAWATQLRLLQRQILKRISDGVGRDVVRRIKVQGPAAPSWRHGPRHVPGRGPRDTYG; encoded by the coding sequence GTGGATAACCCGACGGCATCAGCAGGGCGCAGCACCGCCGGTCCGGTGCACCCGGTCGGTTCCGATGGCGCCGCGCTGTCCGGTCCGGACCTCGCCCGTGCCGCCCTGCAGGCCGCGCGCGAGCAGTCCGCGGCCCGCCGCCGCGATGCCAAGAAGAAAGGTGTCGGTGTCCGTCCGCGCCGCCGCCGGGGGTGGTCCGGCCCCGGTCCGGACGACCGCGACCCGCAGCCGCTGGGGCGGCTGGCCGCCCGGATCGCCAAGGAGCGCGGCTGGACCGAGCACCTCTCCGGTGGCCAGGTCTTCGCCAAGTGGGCGGCGCTGGTCGGCGGCGACGTCGCCGAGCACACCAAGCCGGTGGCGTTGAAGGACGGCGAGCTCACCGTCCAGGCCCAGTCCACCGCGTGGGCCACGCAGTTGCGCCTGTTGCAACGCCAGATTCTGAAGCGGATCAGCGACGGTGTCGGACGCGATGTGGTGCGCCGCATCAAGGTGCAGGGACCGGCCGCGCCCAGTTGGCGACACGGCCCCCGGCATGTTCCCGGGCGCGGCCCACGTGACACCTACGGCTAG
- a CDS encoding DUF3566 domain-containing protein, which translates to MTPSEKPEQSDPQQDADRASVSTQTVDESAGTAGTESGSAPEQPATGGSGEALHGTETPPPWQRASATTEQSSTGTPATAAAPGSDADDTQNIPKQMQDQQTVRTKVPQAARTTVSFTGDAIGTRAAQTATSARRPSRGPRRASLQVKRLDPWSVLKLALVLSVALFFVWMIAVAVLYGVLDGMGVWDQLNGTFTELTQPDNAASAPLISAGRVFGVASIIGAINIVLVTALATVAAFIYNVAADFAGGIEVTLSERE; encoded by the coding sequence GTGACACCTTCCGAGAAGCCGGAGCAGTCCGACCCGCAGCAGGATGCGGACCGGGCTTCGGTCAGCACCCAGACAGTCGACGAAAGTGCCGGGACCGCCGGCACCGAATCCGGCTCCGCCCCGGAGCAGCCCGCCACCGGAGGAAGCGGGGAAGCACTGCACGGCACCGAGACGCCGCCGCCCTGGCAACGAGCATCGGCGACGACCGAGCAGAGCTCGACCGGGACACCGGCGACTGCCGCCGCCCCCGGCTCGGACGCCGATGACACGCAGAACATCCCGAAGCAGATGCAGGACCAGCAAACGGTGCGTACCAAGGTGCCACAGGCCGCTCGGACGACGGTGTCGTTCACCGGCGACGCCATTGGCACCCGCGCCGCACAAACGGCGACTTCGGCGCGGCGACCGAGCCGGGGCCCGCGGCGAGCCAGCCTGCAGGTGAAGCGGCTGGACCCGTGGTCGGTGCTGAAGCTCGCGCTGGTGCTGAGCGTGGCCCTGTTCTTCGTGTGGATGATCGCGGTCGCTGTGCTGTACGGCGTGCTCGACGGCATGGGGGTGTGGGACCAGCTCAACGGCACCTTCACCGAGCTGACTCAGCCCGACAACGCGGCCAGCGCACCGCTGATCAGCGCGGGCCGGGTGTTCGGGGTCGCCTCGATCATCGGCGCGATCAACATCGTGCTGGTGACCGCGCTGGCGACGGTGGCCGCGTTCATCTACAACGTGGCCGCCGACTTCGCCGGCGGCATCGAGGTCACCCTTTCCGAGCGGGAGTGA
- the gyrB gene encoding DNA topoisomerase (ATP-hydrolyzing) subunit B, translated as MAPKKSDYNASSITVLEGLEAVRKRPGMYIGSTGERGLHHLVWEVVDNSVDEAMAGYASKVEVTLLADGGVRVVDDGRGIPVDMHPVEKKPTLEVVLTVLHAGGKFGGDSYAVSGGLHGVGVSVVNALSMSLEAEIYRDGYIWRQRYEDSKPVADVERGERTDKSGTCITFWADPTIFETTRYNAETVSRRLQEMAFLNKGLTIVLRDERAAEEDEAGEDASGSAARATERTFHYPGGLEDFVRHINATKEPIHKKVVSFSAAGKGSELEIAMQWNSGYNQSVYTFANTINTHEGGTHEEGFRSALTRVVNAYAKDKKLLKEKDGSLTGDDVREGLAAIVSVKVREPQFEGQTKTKLGNTEVKSFVQTTAFEWLTDWFERNPAEAKVIVNKAVSSAQARMAARKAKELVRRKSAMDIGGLPGKLKDCQSNNPEECELYVVEGDSAGGSAKEGRESRFQAILPLRGKIINVEKSRIDKVLKNNEVQAIITALGTGIHDEFDLSKLRYHKVVLMADADVDGQHIRTLLLTLLFRFMRPLIENGHVFLAQPPLYKIKWPRSEPEYAYSDRERDALLEQGAAAGRKLPKDDGIQRYKGLGEMNADELWDTTMNPETRLLLQVSLDDAATADELFSVLMGEDVEARRSFITRNAKDAGLLDV; from the coding sequence GTGGCACCGAAGAAGAGCGATTACAACGCTTCATCCATCACCGTTCTTGAGGGCCTTGAGGCCGTCCGCAAGCGTCCGGGCATGTACATCGGCTCGACCGGAGAACGTGGTCTGCACCATCTGGTGTGGGAGGTTGTGGACAACTCCGTCGACGAGGCGATGGCCGGGTACGCATCCAAGGTCGAGGTCACCCTGCTCGCCGACGGCGGCGTGCGCGTCGTCGACGATGGCCGCGGCATCCCAGTCGACATGCACCCGGTGGAAAAGAAACCGACTCTGGAGGTCGTGCTGACCGTGCTGCACGCGGGCGGCAAGTTCGGCGGCGACTCATATGCGGTCTCCGGCGGTCTGCACGGCGTGGGTGTGTCGGTGGTCAACGCGCTGTCCATGTCCTTGGAGGCGGAGATCTACCGCGACGGCTACATCTGGCGGCAGCGCTACGAGGACTCCAAACCGGTCGCCGACGTCGAGCGCGGCGAGCGCACCGACAAGTCCGGCACCTGCATCACTTTCTGGGCCGACCCGACGATCTTCGAGACCACCAGGTACAACGCCGAGACGGTGTCCCGCCGCCTGCAGGAGATGGCGTTCCTGAACAAGGGTCTGACGATCGTGCTCCGCGACGAGCGCGCCGCCGAGGAGGACGAGGCCGGTGAGGACGCGAGCGGCAGCGCCGCGCGCGCCACCGAGCGCACCTTCCACTACCCGGGCGGCCTGGAGGACTTCGTCCGGCACATCAACGCCACCAAGGAGCCGATCCACAAGAAGGTGGTCTCCTTCAGCGCGGCCGGGAAGGGCTCCGAGCTGGAGATCGCGATGCAGTGGAACTCCGGCTACAACCAGTCGGTCTATACCTTCGCGAACACCATCAACACGCATGAGGGCGGTACCCACGAGGAAGGCTTCCGGTCGGCGCTGACCCGCGTGGTCAACGCCTACGCCAAGGACAAGAAGCTGCTCAAGGAGAAGGACGGCAGCCTCACCGGCGACGACGTCCGCGAGGGCTTGGCCGCGATCGTCTCCGTGAAGGTCCGCGAGCCGCAGTTCGAGGGCCAGACCAAGACCAAGCTGGGCAACACCGAGGTCAAGTCGTTCGTGCAGACCACCGCGTTTGAGTGGCTCACCGACTGGTTCGAGCGCAACCCAGCCGAGGCCAAGGTGATCGTCAACAAGGCGGTGTCCTCGGCGCAGGCGCGGATGGCCGCGCGCAAGGCCAAGGAGCTGGTGCGGCGCAAGAGCGCGATGGACATCGGCGGCCTGCCGGGCAAGCTGAAGGACTGCCAGTCCAACAACCCGGAGGAATGCGAGCTCTACGTCGTGGAGGGCGACTCCGCGGGAGGCTCCGCGAAGGAAGGCCGCGAGTCGCGGTTCCAGGCGATCCTGCCGCTGCGCGGCAAGATCATCAACGTGGAGAAGTCGCGGATCGACAAGGTCCTCAAGAACAACGAGGTCCAGGCGATCATCACCGCGCTGGGCACCGGCATCCACGACGAGTTCGACCTGTCGAAGCTGCGCTACCACAAGGTCGTGCTGATGGCCGACGCCGACGTCGACGGCCAGCACATCCGCACCCTGCTGCTGACCCTGCTGTTCCGGTTCATGCGACCGCTGATCGAGAACGGCCACGTGTTCCTCGCGCAGCCACCGCTGTACAAGATCAAGTGGCCGCGTTCGGAGCCGGAGTACGCCTACAGCGACCGCGAGCGCGACGCGCTGCTGGAGCAGGGCGCGGCCGCGGGCCGCAAGCTGCCCAAGGACGACGGCATCCAGCGCTACAAGGGTCTCGGCGAGATGAACGCCGACGAGCTGTGGGACACCACGATGAACCCGGAGACCCGGCTGTTGCTACAGGTCTCGCTGGACGACGCGGCTACCGCGGACGAGCTGTTCAGCGTGCTGATGGGCGAGGACGTCGAAGCCCGGCGCTCGTTCATCACGCGCAACGCCAAGGACGCGGGCCTTCTCGACGTCTGA
- the gyrA gene encoding DNA gyrase subunit A translates to MTEILPPEHGRIEPVDIQQEMQNSYINYAMSVIVARALPDVRDGLKPVHRRVLYAMYDSGFRPDRGYVKCSRVVGDVMGNYHPHGDSAIYDTLVRLAQPWSMRHPLIDGQGNFGSPGNDPAAAMRYTESRLDPLAMHMLADIEEDTVDFADNYDGRTQEPTVLPSRFPNLLVNGGGGIAVGMATNIPPHNLREVADGVVWALENPDADDEQLLEALMARIKGPDFPTQALILGTNAIADAYRTGRGSIRMRAVVTIEEDNKGRTTLVVTELPYQVNPDNLIENIATMHREGKLTGISDIADESNSRRGMRIVVTLKRDAIPKVVLNNLYKHTQLQTTFGVNMLALVDGVPRTLRLDQVIRYYVKHQVEVIVRRTKYRLRKAEERAHILRGLVKALDMLDEVIALIRRSPTVDDARTGLIELLEVDEIQANAILEMQLRRLAALERQKIVDQLAEIEREIEDLKDILAKPERQRQIIRDELMEIVDKYGDDRRTKIVPFEGEVSMEDLIADEDVVVTITRTGYAKRTRTDLYRAQKRGGKGVQGAQLKQDDIVSHFFVCSTHDWILFFTNKGRVYRAKAYELPEANRTARGQHVANLLAFQPDEQIAQVMQIKDYTAAPYLVLATRNGLVKKSRLTDFDSNRSGGLIGINLKDSDELVGAVLCSADDDLLLVSAEGQSIRFHATDEALRPMGRATSGVLGMRFNDGDELLAMGVVRIDRYVLVATDGGYAKRTPIDDYPVQGRGGKGVLTLQYDNKRGRLVGALIVEIDDELYAITSTGGVIRTTAKEVRKAGRQTKGVRLMNLDEGSTLVAIARNADEAADPDAAGPEQQK, encoded by the coding sequence GTGACGGAAATCCTGCCGCCGGAACATGGCCGGATCGAACCGGTCGACATCCAGCAGGAGATGCAGAACTCCTACATCAACTACGCGATGAGCGTCATCGTGGCGCGCGCGCTGCCCGACGTGCGGGACGGCCTCAAGCCGGTGCACCGCCGCGTGCTGTACGCGATGTACGACTCCGGCTTCCGGCCGGACCGCGGCTACGTGAAGTGCTCCCGCGTGGTCGGTGACGTGATGGGCAACTACCACCCGCACGGCGACTCGGCGATCTACGACACGCTGGTCCGGCTGGCCCAGCCGTGGTCGATGCGCCACCCGCTGATCGACGGCCAGGGCAACTTCGGTTCGCCCGGCAACGACCCGGCGGCGGCCATGCGATACACCGAGTCCCGGCTGGACCCGTTGGCGATGCACATGCTCGCCGACATCGAAGAGGACACCGTCGACTTCGCCGACAACTATGACGGGCGCACCCAGGAACCCACGGTGCTGCCGTCGCGGTTCCCGAACCTGCTGGTCAACGGCGGTGGCGGGATCGCGGTCGGGATGGCCACCAACATCCCGCCGCACAACCTGCGCGAGGTAGCCGACGGCGTCGTCTGGGCGCTGGAGAACCCGGACGCCGACGACGAGCAGTTGCTCGAAGCGCTGATGGCGCGGATCAAGGGCCCGGACTTCCCAACCCAGGCGCTCATCCTCGGCACGAACGCGATCGCGGACGCCTACCGCACCGGGCGCGGCTCCATCAGGATGCGGGCCGTCGTCACCATCGAAGAGGACAACAAGGGCCGCACCACGCTGGTCGTTACCGAACTGCCCTACCAGGTCAACCCGGACAACCTGATCGAGAACATCGCCACGATGCACCGGGAGGGCAAGCTCACCGGTATCTCGGACATCGCGGACGAATCCAACAGCCGTCGAGGCATGCGGATCGTGGTCACGCTCAAGCGCGACGCGATTCCGAAGGTGGTGCTGAACAATCTCTACAAGCACACCCAGCTGCAGACGACCTTCGGCGTGAACATGCTGGCGCTGGTCGACGGGGTGCCCCGCACCCTGCGGCTGGACCAGGTGATCCGGTACTACGTCAAGCACCAGGTCGAGGTCATCGTCCGGCGGACCAAGTACCGGTTGCGCAAGGCCGAGGAACGCGCCCACATCCTGCGCGGTCTGGTCAAGGCGCTGGACATGCTCGACGAGGTCATCGCGCTGATTCGGCGCTCGCCCACGGTGGACGACGCGCGCACCGGGCTGATCGAGCTGCTCGAGGTCGACGAGATCCAGGCCAATGCGATCCTGGAGATGCAGCTGCGCCGGCTGGCCGCCCTGGAGCGGCAGAAGATCGTCGACCAGTTGGCCGAGATCGAGCGGGAGATCGAGGACCTCAAGGACATCCTCGCCAAGCCGGAGCGGCAGCGGCAGATCATCCGCGACGAGCTGATGGAGATCGTCGACAAGTACGGCGACGACCGGCGCACCAAGATCGTCCCGTTCGAGGGCGAGGTCTCCATGGAAGACCTCATCGCCGACGAGGATGTGGTCGTCACGATCACCCGCACCGGCTACGCCAAGCGGACCCGCACCGACCTGTACCGTGCGCAGAAACGCGGCGGCAAGGGCGTGCAGGGCGCGCAGCTGAAGCAGGACGACATCGTGTCGCACTTCTTCGTGTGCTCAACGCACGACTGGATCCTGTTCTTCACCAACAAGGGCCGCGTCTACCGGGCGAAGGCCTACGAACTGCCGGAGGCCAACCGCACCGCGCGCGGTCAGCATGTGGCGAACCTGCTCGCGTTCCAGCCGGACGAGCAGATCGCGCAGGTCATGCAGATCAAGGATTACACCGCGGCGCCGTACCTGGTGTTGGCCACCCGCAACGGGTTGGTCAAGAAGTCCCGCCTGACCGACTTCGATTCCAACCGATCGGGTGGTCTCATCGGGATCAACCTGAAGGACAGCGACGAGTTGGTCGGGGCGGTGCTGTGTTCCGCCGATGACGACCTGCTGCTGGTGTCCGCCGAGGGCCAGTCGATCCGGTTCCACGCCACTGACGAAGCGTTGCGGCCCATGGGCCGGGCCACCTCGGGCGTGCTGGGCATGCGGTTCAACGACGGTGACGAACTGCTGGCGATGGGCGTGGTCCGGATCGACCGGTACGTGCTGGTCGCGACCGATGGCGGCTACGCCAAGCGCACCCCGATCGATGACTACCCGGTGCAGGGCCGTGGTGGAAAGGGCGTGCTGACTCTCCAGTACGACAACAAGCGTGGCAGGCTGGTAGGGGCGCTCATCGTCGAGATCGATGACGAGCTCTACGCGATCACCTCGACCGGTGGGGTCATCCGGACCACCGCCAAGGAGGTGCGCAAGGCCGGCAGGCAGACGAAGGGGGTTCGTCTGATGAACCTGGACGAGGGGTCCACGCTGGTGGCGATCGCGCGCAACGCCGACGAGGCCGCCGACCCCGACGCTGCGGGGCCGGAGCAGCAGAAGTAA
- the recF gene encoding DNA replication/repair protein RecF (All proteins in this family for which functions are known are DNA-binding proteins that assist the filamentation of RecA onto DNA for the initiation of recombination or recombinational repair.) produces the protein MYVRHLQVTDFRSWPHVDLALEPGVTVLVGANGQGKTNLVEAIGYVATLGSHRVATDAPLVRDGALRAVVRAAVVNSGRELLVELEITPGKANRARINRGAAAKPRDVLGILRTVLFAPEDLAIVRGDPGERRRFLDDLLVARSPRYAGVRADYDRVLKQRSALLKSAGAARKGGGSADLRTLEVWDGHLARYGAELLAGRLDLVAAITPHVTSAYANVAATDEATAPSGRVAEVRYRSSLSESLPEGYGVPLGKAADVADLESAMLTELERVRSQEIDRGVSLVGPHRDDLELLLGGLPAKGYASHGESWSFVLALRLASYHLLTEDGAEPVLILDDVFAELDRRRRARLADLVAGAEQVLVTAAVPEDVPAELTGVRFDVREGEVRRVP, from the coding sequence GTGTACGTCCGCCATCTGCAAGTGACCGACTTCCGGTCGTGGCCGCACGTCGACCTGGCTCTGGAGCCGGGGGTCACGGTGCTGGTCGGGGCCAACGGACAGGGCAAGACGAACCTGGTCGAGGCGATCGGATACGTCGCGACGCTCGGCTCGCACCGCGTCGCCACCGATGCGCCGCTGGTCCGCGACGGCGCGCTGCGCGCTGTCGTGCGGGCCGCGGTCGTCAATAGCGGACGTGAGCTGCTGGTCGAGCTGGAGATCACGCCCGGCAAGGCCAACCGCGCGCGGATCAACCGTGGCGCCGCCGCCAAACCGCGCGACGTGCTGGGCATCCTGCGCACTGTCCTGTTCGCCCCGGAAGACCTCGCGATCGTCCGCGGCGATCCGGGCGAGCGCCGCCGGTTTCTCGACGACCTGCTGGTCGCGCGGTCACCTCGATACGCCGGTGTCCGCGCCGACTACGACCGTGTGCTCAAGCAACGAAGCGCCCTGCTGAAGTCCGCGGGCGCGGCACGCAAGGGCGGCGGCTCGGCGGACCTGCGGACACTAGAGGTCTGGGACGGCCACTTGGCCCGGTACGGCGCCGAGCTGCTGGCCGGTCGACTCGACCTGGTCGCCGCCATCACCCCGCACGTGACCAGCGCATATGCCAACGTCGCGGCCACCGACGAGGCGACCGCGCCGTCCGGTCGGGTGGCTGAGGTCCGCTACCGCAGCAGTCTCAGCGAGTCGCTGCCCGAGGGGTACGGCGTGCCGTTGGGCAAGGCCGCCGACGTGGCCGACCTGGAATCGGCCATGCTCACCGAGCTGGAACGGGTCCGGTCGCAGGAGATCGACCGCGGCGTGTCCCTGGTCGGACCGCACCGCGACGACCTGGAGCTGCTGCTCGGCGGGCTGCCCGCGAAGGGCTACGCCAGCCACGGCGAATCGTGGTCGTTCGTGCTGGCGTTGCGGCTGGCTTCCTACCACCTGCTCACCGAAGATGGCGCCGAGCCGGTGTTGATCCTGGACGACGTCTTCGCCGAGCTCGACCGCCGCCGCCGGGCCCGGCTGGCCGATCTGGTCGCCGGCGCCGAGCAGGTGCTGGTGACCGCGGCGGTGCCGGAGGACGTTCCGGCGGAACTCACCGGCGTCCGTTTCGACGTCCGCGAAGGCGAGGTGCGACGTGTCCCGTGA